The Neomonachus schauinslandi chromosome 11, ASM220157v2, whole genome shotgun sequence genome contains a region encoding:
- the ALG8 gene encoding LOW QUALITY PROTEIN: probable dolichyl pyrophosphate Glc1Man9GlcNAc2 alpha-1,3-glucosyltransferase (The sequence of the model RefSeq protein was modified relative to this genomic sequence to represent the inferred CDS: deleted 1 base in 1 codon), translating into MAAPGLATGGGNWFSALALGVTLFKCLLIPTYHSTDFEVHRNWLAITHSLPVSQWYYEATSEWTLDYPPFFAWFEYALSHIAKYFDQEMLNVHNLNYSSTRTLLFQRFSVIFTDVLFVYAVHECCKCIDGKKAGKELTEKPKFILSVLLLWNFGLLIVDHIHFQYNGFLFGLMLLSIARLFQKRYMEGAFLFAVLLHFKHIYLYVAPAYGIYLLRSYCFTANKPDGSIRWNSFSFVRLISLGLIVFLVSALSLGPFLALNQLPQVLSRLFPFKRGLCHAYWAPNFWALYNALDKVLSVIGLELKLLDPNKIPKASMTSGLVQQFQHTVLPSVTPMATLICTLMAILPSVFCLWFKPQGPRGFLRCLILCALSSFLFGWHVHEKAILLAVLPMSLLSVGKAGDASIFLILTTTGHYSLFPLLFTAPELPIKILLMLLFTVYSISSLKTLFRKEKPLFNWMETFYLLGLGPLEVFCEFVFPFISWKLKYPFIPLLLTSVYCAVGITYAWFRLYVSVLTDPPIRKTKKQ; encoded by the exons ATGGCTGCTCCCGGACTTGCGACGGGTGGTGGAAATTGGTTTTCGGCTTTGGCGCTCGGGGTGACTCTCTTCAAATGCCTTCTCATCCCCACCTA CCATTCTACAGATTTTGAAGTACACCGAAACTGGCTTGCTATCACTCACAGTTTGCCAGTATCACAGTGGTATTATGAG GCAACTTCAGAATGGACCTTGGattacccccct ttttttgcatGGTTTGAGTATGCCCTGTCACATATTGCCAAATATTTTGATCAAGAGATGCTGAATGTCCATAACCTGAATTACTCCAGCACAAGGACCTTGCTTTTCCAGAGATTTTCTGTCATCTTTACAGATGTACTCTTTGTGTATGCTGTCCATGA GTGCTGTAAATGCATTGATGGGAAAAAAGCAGGTAAAGAACTTACAGAGAAACCGAAGTTTATCCTATCAGTGTTACTGCTATGGAACTTCGGGTTGCTAATTGTGGATC ATATTCATTTCCAGTACAATGgttttttatttggattaatgTTACTCTCCATTGCACGATTATTTCAG AAAAGGTATATGGAAGGAGCATTTCTCTTTGCTGTTCTTCTACACTTCAAGCACATCTACCTCTATGTAGCACCAGCTTATGGTATATACCTGCTACGATCTTACTGTTTCACTGCAAATAAACCAG ATGGGTCCATCCGATGGAACAGTTTCAGCTTTGTCCGTCTTATTTCCCTGGGACTGATTGTTTTCCTAGTTTCCGCTCTTTCATTGGGTCCTTTCCTAGCCTTg AACCAGCTGCCTCAAGTCTTGTCCCGACTCTTCCCTTTCAAGAGGGGCCTCTGCCATGCATATTGGGCTCCAAACTTCTGGGCTTTGTACAATGCTTTGGACAAAGTGCTCTCCGTCATTG GTTTAGAATTGAAACTTCTTGATCCCAACAAAATTCCCAAGGCCTCAATGACAAGTGGTTTGGTTCAGCAGTTCCAACACACAGTCCTTCCTTCAGTGACTCCCATGGCCACCCTCATCTGCACTCTGATGGCCATATTG ccctctgttttctgtctttggttTAAACCTCAAGGGCCTAGAGGCTTTCTCCGATGTCTAATTCTGTGTGCCTTGAGCTCCTTCCTGTTTGGGTGGCACGTCCATGAAAAAGCCATACTCCTCGCAGTTCTCCCAATGAG ccttcTGTCTGTGGGAAAAGCAGGAGATGCTTCAATTTTTCTGATTCTGACCACAACAGGACAttattccctcttccctctgctcttcactgCACCAG aACTTCCCATTAAAATCTTACTCATGTTACTATTTACCGTCTATAGTATTTCCTCACTGAAGACTCTCTTCAG aaaagaaaagcctcTTTTTAATTGGATGGAAACTTTCTACCTCCTTGGCCTGGGGCCTCTGGAAGTCTTCTGTGAGTTTGTATTCCCTTTCATCTCCTGGAAGCTGAAGTACCCCTTTATCCCTTTGTTACTGACCTCAGTGTATTGTGCAGTGGGCATCACATATGCTTGGTTCAGACTGTATGTTTCAGTATTGACTGACCCTCCCATCCgcaagacaaagaaacaatga